In the Theobroma cacao cultivar B97-61/B2 chromosome 1, Criollo_cocoa_genome_V2, whole genome shotgun sequence genome, one interval contains:
- the LOC18612314 gene encoding uncharacterized protein LOC18612314 isoform X3 — MKKKRATSSLARPPFKFGSKLVILVCAVLFLLAFLRLHFQTTLQSVISFYQASRVFGDDHFKCTPKIAFLFLARRNLPLDFLWGTFLKNVDTSMFSIYVHSEPGFVFNESNTRSAFFYGRQLNNSIQVEWGESSMIEAERLLFEAALDDPANQRFVLLSDSCIPLYSFGYVYSYLTSSSKSFVDSFIDVKENRYSPEMSPVIPKEKWRKGSQWIALIRRHAVIVVDDDFVFPVFRKFCKRWPPADLIKRRQILQAFVFQNGHNCIPDEHYVQTLLKMSGLENELERRTLTYSLWNQSAEAGERRSWHPFRFNHADASPQLIQDIKFTPLAAVRLLTERSVDLQDAASVFHAAP, encoded by the exons ATGAAGAAGAAGCGAGCAACTTCATCACTTGCACGCCCACCCTTCAAGTTTGGCTCAAAACTCGTCATCCTTGTCTGTGCCGTACTTTTTCTCCTGGCTTTCCTCAGACTTCACTTTCAGACCACGCTTCAGTCTGTCATCTCTTTCTATCAGGCATCTCGTGTTTTCGGTGATGATCACTTTAAATGTACTCCTAAGATcgcttttctctttcttgctcGCAGAAACCTGCCTCTGGATTTTCTTTGGGGCACCTTCCTTAAG AATGTTGATACCTCAATGTTCTCAATTTATGTTCACTCGGAACCTGGTTTTGTTTTCAATGAATCCAACACGAGGTCTGCTTTCTTTTATGGTCGGCAGTTGAATAACAGCATCCAG GTAGAATGGGGAGAATCAAGTATGATAGAAGCAGAGAGATTACTATTTGAAGCTGCTCTAGATGATCCAGCAAATCAGAGATTCGTTCTTCTCTCTGATAG CTGCATACCCTTGTACAGTTTTGGCTATGTTTACAGCTACTTAACGTCTTCTTCAAAAAGCTTTGTGGACAG CTTTATTGATGTTAAAGAAAATCGCTACAGTCCTGAGATGTCTCCTGTCATACCAAAGGAAAAATGGAGGAAAGGATCGCAg TGGATCGCGTTGATCAGAAGACATGCTGTAATTGTCGTAGATGATGATTTCGTTTTTCCGGTTTTCAGGAAATTTTGTAAG CGTTGGCCGCCTGCAGACCTAATAAAGAGAAGGCAGATACTGCAGGCTTTT GTATTTCAGAATGGCCATAACTGTATACCTGATGAACACTACGTCCAGACGCTGCTCAAA ATGAGTGGGCTTGAAAACGAGCTTGAAAGAAGGACATTGACTTACTCATTATGGAATCAATCTGCTGAAGCAGGGGAAAGGAGGTCTTGGCACCCTTTTAGGTTCAATCATGCTGATGCAAGTCCCCAACTAATCCAAGATATAAAG TTCACACCATTGGCAGCCGTGCGCCTGTTGACTGAGCGCTCCGTCGATCTTCAGGATGCTGCTTCTGTATTTCATGCAGCACCTTGA
- the LOC18612314 gene encoding uncharacterized protein LOC18612314 isoform X2 — translation MKKKRATSSLARPPFKFGSKLVILVCAVLFLLAFLRLHFQTTLQNLPLDFLWGTFLKNVDTSMFSIYVHSEPGFVFNESNTRSAFFYGRQLNNSIQVEWGESSMIEAERLLFEAALDDPANQRFVLLSDSCIPLYSFGYVYSYLTSSSKSFVDSFIDVKENRYSPEMSPVIPKEKWRKGSQWIALIRRHAVIVVDDDFVFPVFRKFCKRWPPADLIKRRQILQAFVFQNGHNCIPDEHYVQTLLKMSGLENELERRTLTYSLWNQSAEAGERRSWHPFRFNHADASPQLIQDIKVINHVYYDSENRKELCHVNITIAPCFLFARKFTPLAAVRLLTERSVDLQDAASVFHAAP, via the exons ATGAAGAAGAAGCGAGCAACTTCATCACTTGCACGCCCACCCTTCAAGTTTGGCTCAAAACTCGTCATCCTTGTCTGTGCCGTACTTTTTCTCCTGGCTTTCCTCAGACTTCACTTTCAGACCACGCTTCA AAACCTGCCTCTGGATTTTCTTTGGGGCACCTTCCTTAAG AATGTTGATACCTCAATGTTCTCAATTTATGTTCACTCGGAACCTGGTTTTGTTTTCAATGAATCCAACACGAGGTCTGCTTTCTTTTATGGTCGGCAGTTGAATAACAGCATCCAG GTAGAATGGGGAGAATCAAGTATGATAGAAGCAGAGAGATTACTATTTGAAGCTGCTCTAGATGATCCAGCAAATCAGAGATTCGTTCTTCTCTCTGATAG CTGCATACCCTTGTACAGTTTTGGCTATGTTTACAGCTACTTAACGTCTTCTTCAAAAAGCTTTGTGGACAG CTTTATTGATGTTAAAGAAAATCGCTACAGTCCTGAGATGTCTCCTGTCATACCAAAGGAAAAATGGAGGAAAGGATCGCAg TGGATCGCGTTGATCAGAAGACATGCTGTAATTGTCGTAGATGATGATTTCGTTTTTCCGGTTTTCAGGAAATTTTGTAAG CGTTGGCCGCCTGCAGACCTAATAAAGAGAAGGCAGATACTGCAGGCTTTT GTATTTCAGAATGGCCATAACTGTATACCTGATGAACACTACGTCCAGACGCTGCTCAAA ATGAGTGGGCTTGAAAACGAGCTTGAAAGAAGGACATTGACTTACTCATTATGGAATCAATCTGCTGAAGCAGGGGAAAGGAGGTCTTGGCACCCTTTTAGGTTCAATCATGCTGATGCAAGTCCCCAACTAATCCAAGATATAAAG GTCATCAACCATGTTTACTATGACTCTGAGAACCGCAAAGAGTTGTGCCATGTTAATATTACGATTGCACCTTGTTTTCTATTTGCAAGGAAGTTCACACCATTGGCAGCCGTGCGCCTGTTGACTGAGCGCTCCGTCGATCTTCAGGATGCTGCTTCTGTATTTCATGCAGCACCTTGA
- the LOC18612314 gene encoding uncharacterized protein LOC18612314 isoform X1 codes for MKKKRATSSLARPPFKFGSKLVILVCAVLFLLAFLRLHFQTTLQSVISFYQASRVFGDDHFKCTPKIAFLFLARRNLPLDFLWGTFLKNVDTSMFSIYVHSEPGFVFNESNTRSAFFYGRQLNNSIQVEWGESSMIEAERLLFEAALDDPANQRFVLLSDSCIPLYSFGYVYSYLTSSSKSFVDSFIDVKENRYSPEMSPVIPKEKWRKGSQWIALIRRHAVIVVDDDFVFPVFRKFCKRWPPADLIKRRQILQAFVFQNGHNCIPDEHYVQTLLKMSGLENELERRTLTYSLWNQSAEAGERRSWHPFRFNHADASPQLIQDIKVINHVYYDSENRKELCHVNITIAPCFLFARKFTPLAAVRLLTERSVDLQDAASVFHAAP; via the exons ATGAAGAAGAAGCGAGCAACTTCATCACTTGCACGCCCACCCTTCAAGTTTGGCTCAAAACTCGTCATCCTTGTCTGTGCCGTACTTTTTCTCCTGGCTTTCCTCAGACTTCACTTTCAGACCACGCTTCAGTCTGTCATCTCTTTCTATCAGGCATCTCGTGTTTTCGGTGATGATCACTTTAAATGTACTCCTAAGATcgcttttctctttcttgctcGCAGAAACCTGCCTCTGGATTTTCTTTGGGGCACCTTCCTTAAG AATGTTGATACCTCAATGTTCTCAATTTATGTTCACTCGGAACCTGGTTTTGTTTTCAATGAATCCAACACGAGGTCTGCTTTCTTTTATGGTCGGCAGTTGAATAACAGCATCCAG GTAGAATGGGGAGAATCAAGTATGATAGAAGCAGAGAGATTACTATTTGAAGCTGCTCTAGATGATCCAGCAAATCAGAGATTCGTTCTTCTCTCTGATAG CTGCATACCCTTGTACAGTTTTGGCTATGTTTACAGCTACTTAACGTCTTCTTCAAAAAGCTTTGTGGACAG CTTTATTGATGTTAAAGAAAATCGCTACAGTCCTGAGATGTCTCCTGTCATACCAAAGGAAAAATGGAGGAAAGGATCGCAg TGGATCGCGTTGATCAGAAGACATGCTGTAATTGTCGTAGATGATGATTTCGTTTTTCCGGTTTTCAGGAAATTTTGTAAG CGTTGGCCGCCTGCAGACCTAATAAAGAGAAGGCAGATACTGCAGGCTTTT GTATTTCAGAATGGCCATAACTGTATACCTGATGAACACTACGTCCAGACGCTGCTCAAA ATGAGTGGGCTTGAAAACGAGCTTGAAAGAAGGACATTGACTTACTCATTATGGAATCAATCTGCTGAAGCAGGGGAAAGGAGGTCTTGGCACCCTTTTAGGTTCAATCATGCTGATGCAAGTCCCCAACTAATCCAAGATATAAAG GTCATCAACCATGTTTACTATGACTCTGAGAACCGCAAAGAGTTGTGCCATGTTAATATTACGATTGCACCTTGTTTTCTATTTGCAAGGAAGTTCACACCATTGGCAGCCGTGCGCCTGTTGACTGAGCGCTCCGTCGATCTTCAGGATGCTGCTTCTGTATTTCATGCAGCACCTTGA
- the LOC18612314 gene encoding uncharacterized protein LOC18612314 isoform X4 yields MKKKRATSSLARPPFKFGSKLVILVCAVLFLLAFLRLHFQTTLQSVISFYQASRVFGDDHFKCTPKIAFLFLARRNLPLDFLWGTFLKNVDTSMFSIYVHSEPGFVFNESNTRSAFFYGRQLNNSIQVEWGESSMIEAERLLFEAALDDPANQRFVLLSDSCIPLYSFGYVYSYLTSSSKSFVDSFIDVKENRYSPEMSPVIPKEKWRKGSQWIALIRRHAVIVVDDDFVFPVFRKFCKRWPPADLIKRRQILQAFVFQNGHNCIPDEHYVQTLLKMSGLENELERRTLTYSLWNQSAEAGERRSWHPFRFNHADASPQLIQDIKEVHTIGSRAPVD; encoded by the exons ATGAAGAAGAAGCGAGCAACTTCATCACTTGCACGCCCACCCTTCAAGTTTGGCTCAAAACTCGTCATCCTTGTCTGTGCCGTACTTTTTCTCCTGGCTTTCCTCAGACTTCACTTTCAGACCACGCTTCAGTCTGTCATCTCTTTCTATCAGGCATCTCGTGTTTTCGGTGATGATCACTTTAAATGTACTCCTAAGATcgcttttctctttcttgctcGCAGAAACCTGCCTCTGGATTTTCTTTGGGGCACCTTCCTTAAG AATGTTGATACCTCAATGTTCTCAATTTATGTTCACTCGGAACCTGGTTTTGTTTTCAATGAATCCAACACGAGGTCTGCTTTCTTTTATGGTCGGCAGTTGAATAACAGCATCCAG GTAGAATGGGGAGAATCAAGTATGATAGAAGCAGAGAGATTACTATTTGAAGCTGCTCTAGATGATCCAGCAAATCAGAGATTCGTTCTTCTCTCTGATAG CTGCATACCCTTGTACAGTTTTGGCTATGTTTACAGCTACTTAACGTCTTCTTCAAAAAGCTTTGTGGACAG CTTTATTGATGTTAAAGAAAATCGCTACAGTCCTGAGATGTCTCCTGTCATACCAAAGGAAAAATGGAGGAAAGGATCGCAg TGGATCGCGTTGATCAGAAGACATGCTGTAATTGTCGTAGATGATGATTTCGTTTTTCCGGTTTTCAGGAAATTTTGTAAG CGTTGGCCGCCTGCAGACCTAATAAAGAGAAGGCAGATACTGCAGGCTTTT GTATTTCAGAATGGCCATAACTGTATACCTGATGAACACTACGTCCAGACGCTGCTCAAA ATGAGTGGGCTTGAAAACGAGCTTGAAAGAAGGACATTGACTTACTCATTATGGAATCAATCTGCTGAAGCAGGGGAAAGGAGGTCTTGGCACCCTTTTAGGTTCAATCATGCTGATGCAAGTCCCCAACTAATCCAAGATATAAAG GAAGTTCACACCATTGGCAGCCGTGCGCCTGTTGACTGA
- the LOC18612314 gene encoding uncharacterized protein LOC18612314 isoform X5, with protein MKKKRATSSLARPPFKFGSKLVILVCAVLFLLAFLRLHFQTTLQSVISFYQASRVFGDDHFKCTPKIAFLFLARRNLPLDFLWGTFLKNVDTSMFSIYVHSEPGFVFNESNTRSAFFYGRQLNNSIQVEWGESSMIEAERLLFEAALDDPANQRFVLLSDSCIPLYSFGYVYSYLTSSSKSFVDSFIDVKENRYSPEMSPVIPKEKWRKGSQWIALIRRHAVIVVDDDFVFPVFRKFCKRWPPADLIKRRQILQAFVFQNGHNCIPDEHYVQTLLKGKGGLGTLLGSIMLMQVPN; from the exons ATGAAGAAGAAGCGAGCAACTTCATCACTTGCACGCCCACCCTTCAAGTTTGGCTCAAAACTCGTCATCCTTGTCTGTGCCGTACTTTTTCTCCTGGCTTTCCTCAGACTTCACTTTCAGACCACGCTTCAGTCTGTCATCTCTTTCTATCAGGCATCTCGTGTTTTCGGTGATGATCACTTTAAATGTACTCCTAAGATcgcttttctctttcttgctcGCAGAAACCTGCCTCTGGATTTTCTTTGGGGCACCTTCCTTAAG AATGTTGATACCTCAATGTTCTCAATTTATGTTCACTCGGAACCTGGTTTTGTTTTCAATGAATCCAACACGAGGTCTGCTTTCTTTTATGGTCGGCAGTTGAATAACAGCATCCAG GTAGAATGGGGAGAATCAAGTATGATAGAAGCAGAGAGATTACTATTTGAAGCTGCTCTAGATGATCCAGCAAATCAGAGATTCGTTCTTCTCTCTGATAG CTGCATACCCTTGTACAGTTTTGGCTATGTTTACAGCTACTTAACGTCTTCTTCAAAAAGCTTTGTGGACAG CTTTATTGATGTTAAAGAAAATCGCTACAGTCCTGAGATGTCTCCTGTCATACCAAAGGAAAAATGGAGGAAAGGATCGCAg TGGATCGCGTTGATCAGAAGACATGCTGTAATTGTCGTAGATGATGATTTCGTTTTTCCGGTTTTCAGGAAATTTTGTAAG CGTTGGCCGCCTGCAGACCTAATAAAGAGAAGGCAGATACTGCAGGCTTTT GTATTTCAGAATGGCCATAACTGTATACCTGATGAACACTACGTCCAGACGCTGCTCAAA GGGAAAGGAGGTCTTGGCACCCTTTTAGGTTCAATCATGCTGATGCAAGTCCCCAACTAA